A stretch of the Pseudomonas sp. ACM7 genome encodes the following:
- a CDS encoding nitrate reductase subunit alpha, which translates to MSHLLDQLKFFNRKQNEFSDGHGETRKESRDWENVYRSRWQYDKIVRSTHGVNCTGSCSWKIYVKNGLITWETQQTDYPRTRNDLPNHEPRGCPRGASYSWYIYSANRLKYPKIRKPLLKLWRDARQTMAPVEAWASIVEDKVKADSYKSKRGMGGFIRSNWEEVNEIIAAANVYTIKQYGPDRIVGFSPIPAMSMVSYAAGSRYLSLIGGACLSFYDWYCDLPPASPMVWGEQTDVPESADWYNSNYIIAWGSNVPQTRTPDAHFFTEVRYKGTKTVAITPDYSEVAKLTDLWLNPKQGTDAALAQAFNHVIFKEFHLDKPSAYFTDYAKRFTDLPVLVLLKQMVDKAPGAGYQPDRFLRASDLTDNLGQENNPEWKTIALDVSGELVSPQGSIGYRWGEKGKWNILPREGGEGREIDLKLSLIGDDVAEVAFPYFAGESHEHFQHVAGDAVQYRRVPVHNVVLADGSVAKVATVFDLSAANLAIDRGLGGENVAKDYDDASVPGTPAWQEQITGVSREKAIQIAREFADNADKTKGRSMIIVGAAMNHWYHMDMNYRGLINMLMLCGCVGQTGGGWAHYVGQEKLRPQCGWLPLAFGLDWNRPPRQMNGTSFFYAHSSQWRHEKMSMHDVLSPLADKSKFPEHALDYNIRAERAGWLPSAPQLNTNPLHICRDAAAAGMDPKDYVVKSLQDGSLRFSCEQPDSPVNFPRNMFIWRSNLLGSSGKGHEYMLKYLLGTKNGVMNEDIGQVGDCKPEEAEWVDEGAIGKLDLVTTLDFRMSSTCVYSDIVLPTATWYEKDDMNTSDMHPFIHPLSAAIDPAWESRSDWEIYKGIAKAFSSMSEGHLGVEKDLVTIPLMHDSVGELAQPFGGTDWKSAGVAPEPGKNAPNLHVVERDYPNIYKQFSSLGPLLEKNGNGGKGINWNTEDEVKFLGELNHKEGDAGISHGRPKIDTAIDAAEVILSLAPETNGQVAVKAWAALSEFTGIDHSHLALSKAHEAIRFRDIQAQPRKIISSPTWSGLEDDHVSYNAGYTNVHEGIPWRTITGRQQFYQDHPWMQAFGEQLMSYRPPVNTRTIEGVKGKRSNGHKEIVLNWITPHQKWGIHSTYSDNLLMLTLSRGGPIVWLSENDAKRAGIEDNDWIECFNINGALTARAVVSQRVKDGMVMMYHAQERIVNVPGSETTKTRGGHHNSVTRVVLKPTHMIGGYAQQAYGFNYYGTVGCNRDEFVVVRKMSKVDWLDGSSGDDLPRPLPTDIEEN; encoded by the coding sequence GGCTGCCCGCGTGGTGCCAGTTACAGCTGGTACATCTACAGCGCCAACCGGCTCAAGTACCCGAAAATCCGCAAGCCGTTGCTCAAGCTCTGGCGCGATGCGCGGCAGACCATGGCGCCGGTGGAAGCCTGGGCCAGCATCGTCGAGGACAAGGTCAAGGCCGACTCCTATAAAAGCAAGCGCGGCATGGGTGGCTTCATTCGCTCCAACTGGGAGGAAGTCAACGAGATCATCGCTGCCGCAAACGTCTATACGATCAAGCAGTACGGCCCTGACCGGATCGTTGGCTTCTCGCCGATCCCGGCCATGTCGATGGTCAGCTATGCCGCAGGCTCGCGTTACCTGTCGCTGATCGGTGGCGCCTGCCTGAGTTTCTATGACTGGTACTGCGACTTGCCACCGGCCTCGCCGATGGTCTGGGGCGAGCAGACCGACGTGCCGGAATCGGCCGACTGGTACAACTCCAACTACATCATCGCCTGGGGCTCCAACGTCCCGCAGACCCGTACCCCCGACGCGCACTTCTTTACCGAAGTCCGTTACAAGGGCACCAAGACGGTCGCGATCACCCCGGACTACTCGGAAGTCGCCAAGCTCACCGACCTGTGGCTGAACCCTAAACAAGGCACCGATGCGGCGCTGGCCCAGGCGTTCAACCATGTGATCTTCAAAGAATTCCACCTGGACAAACCGAGCGCTTATTTCACCGACTACGCCAAACGCTTCACCGATTTGCCGGTGCTGGTGCTGCTCAAACAAATGGTCGACAAGGCACCGGGCGCCGGTTATCAGCCGGACCGCTTCTTGCGCGCCAGTGACCTGACCGACAACCTCGGTCAGGAAAACAACCCGGAATGGAAAACCATCGCCCTGGATGTCAGCGGCGAACTGGTGTCCCCTCAGGGCTCCATCGGTTATCGCTGGGGCGAGAAGGGCAAGTGGAACATCCTTCCCCGTGAAGGCGGCGAAGGCCGTGAGATCGATCTGAAGCTGAGCCTGATCGGCGATGACGTCGCCGAAGTGGCGTTCCCGTATTTTGCCGGCGAGTCCCACGAGCACTTCCAGCACGTGGCCGGCGATGCCGTGCAATACCGCCGCGTACCGGTGCATAACGTGGTGCTGGCGGACGGCAGCGTGGCCAAAGTCGCCACCGTGTTCGACCTGTCGGCTGCCAACCTGGCCATCGATCGCGGCCTCGGTGGCGAAAACGTCGCCAAGGATTACGACGACGCCTCGGTGCCTGGCACTCCAGCCTGGCAGGAGCAGATCACCGGCGTGAGCCGTGAGAAAGCCATCCAGATTGCCCGTGAGTTCGCCGACAACGCCGACAAGACCAAGGGTCGCTCGATGATCATCGTCGGCGCGGCGATGAACCACTGGTACCACATGGACATGAACTACCGCGGGCTGATCAACATGCTCATGCTCTGCGGGTGTGTCGGTCAGACCGGTGGCGGTTGGGCGCATTACGTCGGTCAGGAAAAACTCCGTCCGCAATGCGGCTGGCTGCCCCTGGCGTTCGGCCTGGACTGGAACCGTCCGCCCCGCCAAATGAACGGCACCAGCTTCTTCTACGCCCACAGTTCGCAGTGGCGTCACGAGAAAATGAGCATGCACGACGTGCTCTCGCCGCTGGCGGATAAATCAAAATTCCCTGAGCATGCCCTGGACTACAACATCCGCGCCGAACGTGCCGGCTGGCTGCCCAGCGCACCGCAACTCAACACTAACCCTTTGCACATTTGCCGCGACGCGGCTGCGGCCGGCATGGACCCGAAAGACTACGTGGTCAAGTCGTTGCAGGACGGTTCGCTGCGTTTTTCCTGCGAACAGCCGGACAGCCCGGTCAACTTCCCGCGCAACATGTTCATCTGGCGTTCCAACCTGCTGGGCTCCTCGGGCAAGGGCCACGAGTACATGCTCAAGTACCTGCTCGGCACCAAAAACGGGGTAATGAACGAAGACATCGGCCAGGTCGGTGACTGCAAACCCGAAGAAGCCGAATGGGTCGACGAGGGCGCCATCGGCAAGCTCGATCTGGTCACCACACTGGACTTCCGCATGTCGTCGACCTGCGTCTATTCCGACATCGTCTTGCCGACGGCAACCTGGTACGAAAAAGACGACATGAACACCTCGGACATGCACCCGTTCATTCACCCGTTGTCGGCCGCCATCGACCCGGCGTGGGAATCGCGTTCCGACTGGGAAATCTACAAAGGCATCGCCAAGGCGTTCTCCAGCATGTCCGAAGGGCACCTGGGCGTTGAAAAGGACCTGGTGACCATCCCATTGATGCACGACAGCGTCGGCGAATTGGCCCAACCGTTTGGCGGCACCGACTGGAAAAGCGCGGGCGTGGCACCGGAGCCGGGCAAGAACGCGCCGAACCTGCATGTGGTCGAGCGTGACTACCCGAACATCTACAAACAGTTCTCGTCCCTCGGGCCATTGCTGGAGAAAAACGGCAACGGTGGCAAAGGCATCAACTGGAATACCGAAGACGAAGTGAAATTCCTCGGTGAACTCAATCACAAAGAAGGCGATGCCGGTATCAGTCATGGCCGTCCGAAAATCGACACGGCGATCGATGCTGCTGAAGTGATTCTGTCCCTCGCGCCGGAAACCAACGGCCAGGTCGCCGTCAAAGCCTGGGCCGCGCTGTCGGAATTCACCGGCATCGACCACAGCCACCTGGCGCTGTCCAAGGCCCACGAAGCGATACGTTTCCGCGACATTCAGGCGCAGCCGCGCAAGATCATTTCCAGCCCGACCTGGTCGGGCCTCGAAGACGATCACGTCAGCTACAACGCCGGCTACACCAACGTTCACGAAGGGATTCCATGGCGCACCATCACCGGTCGCCAGCAGTTCTATCAGGATCACCCGTGGATGCAGGCGTTCGGCGAGCAGTTGATGAGTTATCGGCCGCCGGTCAACACCCGCACCATCGAAGGGGTGAAAGGCAAGCGCAGCAACGGCCACAAGGAAATCGTCCTGAACTGGATCACCCCGCACCAGAAATGGGGCATCCACAGCACCTACAGCGACAACCTGCTGATGCTCACCCTCAGCCGTGGCGGGCCGATTGTCTGGCTCTCGGAGAACGACGCGAAACGCGCCGGTATCGAGGACAACGACTGGATCGAGTGCTTCAACATCAATGGTGCACTGACCGCCCGTGCGGTGGTCAGCCAACGGGTCAAGGACGGCATGGTGATGATGTACCACGCCCAGGAACGGATCGTGAACGTGCCCGGTTCGGAAACCACCAAGACCCGTGGCGGTCACCACAACTCGGTCACCCGCGTCGTGCTTAAACCGACCCACATGATCGGCGGCTATGCCCAGCAGGCCTACGGTTTCAACTATTACGGCACCGTCGGTTGCAACCGTGACGAATTCGTCGTGGTGCGCAAAATGTCCAAAGTCGACTGGCTCGATGGCTCAAGTGGCGATGACCTGCCGCGTCCACTGCCGACCGATATTGAGGAGAACTGA
- the narJ gene encoding nitrate reductase molybdenum cofactor assembly chaperone, whose amino-acid sequence MQILKVISLLLDYPTETLMGGRDELEQAIIQSREISPTQRGALFELLELICANDLMDGQEHYGALFGRGRSLSLLLFEHVHGESRDRGQAMVDMMAQYEEAGFAIGVKELPDYIPLYLEFLSTREDIEAREGLADVSHLLALLAARLEERESAYASCFRALLQIAGAEPHQAVADLRAQVASEPRDDSLEALDKIWEEEAVDFLQTEQQDRCSSLPSAPGKAREESAVPLHWVDFQHEGLAAVPAKEVGNV is encoded by the coding sequence ATGCAAATTCTCAAAGTGATTTCGCTGCTGCTCGATTACCCGACCGAAACACTGATGGGCGGTCGCGACGAACTGGAGCAAGCGATCATCCAGTCACGGGAAATCAGCCCGACGCAGCGCGGTGCGTTGTTCGAATTGCTCGAGCTGATCTGCGCCAATGACCTGATGGACGGGCAGGAGCACTACGGTGCGCTGTTCGGTCGGGGGCGCTCGCTGTCGCTGCTGTTGTTCGAGCATGTGCACGGTGAATCCCGCGACCGTGGCCAGGCGATGGTCGACATGATGGCGCAATACGAAGAAGCCGGTTTTGCCATCGGCGTCAAAGAGTTGCCCGATTACATCCCGCTGTACCTGGAGTTCCTCTCCACCCGCGAAGACATTGAGGCCCGTGAGGGCCTGGCGGATGTTTCGCACTTGCTGGCCTTGCTCGCGGCACGTCTGGAAGAGCGCGAAAGCGCCTATGCCAGTTGCTTCCGGGCGCTGCTGCAAATTGCCGGGGCCGAGCCGCATCAGGCGGTCGCCGACCTGCGGGCACAGGTCGCGTCGGAACCTCGCGACGACTCCCTCGAAGCCCTCGACAAGATCTGGGAAGAGGAGGCCGTGGACTTTCTCCAGACTGAGCAGCAAGACCGTTGCAGTTCGCTGCCAAGCGCACCGGGCAAGGCCCGTGAGGAAAGCGCGGTGCCGTTGCACTGGGTGGATTTTCAGCATGAAGGGCTGGCCGCTGTGCCAGCCAAGGAGGTAGGCAATGTCTAA
- the narH gene encoding nitrate reductase subunit beta: MKIRSQIGMVLNLDKCIGCHTCSITCKNVWTSREGMEYAWFNNVESKPGIGYPKEWENQDKWKGGWIRNANGTINPRIGGKFRVLANIFANPDLPSLDDYYEPFDFDYQHLHTAPLGEHQPTARPRSLISGKRMEKIEWGPNWEEILGTEFAKRRKDKNFDKIQADIYGEYENTFMMYLPRLCEHCLNPTCAAACPSGAIYKREEDGIVLIDQEKCRGWRMCISGCPYKKIYFNWKSGKSEKCIFCYPRIEAGMPTVCAETCVGRIRYLGVLLYDADRISEVASTANEQDLYEKQLEIFLDPNDPAVIRQALADGVPQSVIDSAQRSPVYKMAVDWKLALPLHPEYRTLPMVWYVPPLSPIQNAATAGTVGMNGVIPDVDSLRIPLKYLANLLTAGDEKPVKRALKRLLAMRAYKRSEQVDGVQDLQVLKDVGLSVAQVEEMYRYLAIANYEDRFVVPSAHREDAMSDAFAERSGCGFSFGSGCSGSSDTNMFGAKKANRRDILKTVQLWEE; encoded by the coding sequence ATGAAGATTCGCTCACAAATCGGCATGGTTCTGAACCTGGACAAATGCATCGGTTGCCACACCTGTTCGATCACCTGCAAAAACGTCTGGACCAGCCGTGAAGGCATGGAATACGCCTGGTTCAACAACGTCGAATCGAAACCCGGGATCGGCTACCCGAAAGAATGGGAAAACCAGGACAAGTGGAAGGGCGGCTGGATCCGCAATGCCAACGGCACGATCAACCCGCGCATCGGCGGTAAATTCCGCGTGTTGGCGAACATTTTCGCCAACCCGGATCTGCCGAGCCTCGACGACTACTACGAACCGTTCGACTTCGATTACCAGCACCTGCACACCGCGCCGCTGGGCGAGCACCAGCCCACTGCGCGCCCGCGTTCGCTGATCTCCGGTAAGCGCATGGAGAAAATCGAGTGGGGCCCGAACTGGGAGGAAATCCTCGGCACCGAATTCGCCAAACGTCGCAAGGACAAGAACTTCGACAAGATCCAGGCGGACATCTACGGCGAGTACGAAAACACTTTCATGATGTATTTGCCGCGCCTCTGCGAGCACTGCCTCAACCCGACGTGCGCCGCGGCTTGCCCGAGCGGGGCGATCTACAAGCGTGAAGAAGACGGCATCGTCCTGATCGACCAGGAGAAATGCCGTGGCTGGCGGATGTGCATCAGCGGCTGCCCGTACAAGAAGATCTATTTCAACTGGAAAAGCGGCAAGTCTGAGAAATGCATCTTCTGCTACCCGCGTATCGAAGCCGGGATGCCGACCGTTTGCGCGGAAACCTGCGTCGGGCGCATTCGCTACCTCGGTGTGTTGCTGTATGACGCCGACCGCATCAGCGAAGTGGCGAGCACCGCCAATGAGCAGGATCTGTATGAGAAACAACTGGAGATCTTCCTCGATCCAAATGACCCGGCAGTGATTCGTCAGGCTCTGGCCGATGGTGTACCGCAGTCGGTGATCGATTCCGCGCAACGTTCGCCGGTCTACAAAATGGCCGTGGACTGGAAACTTGCACTGCCGCTGCACCCGGAATACCGCACCTTGCCGATGGTTTGGTACGTACCGCCGCTGTCGCCGATCCAGAACGCTGCCACTGCCGGCACCGTCGGTATGAACGGGGTGATCCCGGACGTCGACAGCCTGCGTATTCCACTGAAGTACCTGGCCAACCTGCTGACGGCGGGCGATGAAAAACCGGTCAAGCGTGCGCTTAAACGCTTGCTGGCGATGCGCGCCTACAAACGTTCCGAGCAAGTCGATGGTGTTCAGGATCTGCAAGTGCTGAAGGATGTCGGTTTGAGCGTGGCCCAGGTCGAGGAGATGTATCGCTACCTGGCAATTGCCAACTATGAAGACCGCTTTGTGGTACCGAGCGCGCACCGTGAAGACGCCATGAGCGACGCTTTTGCCGAGCGCTCCGGGTGTGGCTTCAGTTTCGGCAGCGGCTGTAGCGGCAGTTCCGACACCAACATGTTCGGGGCCAAGAAGGCCAACCGCCGCGACATTCTGAAAACCGTCCAGTTGTGGGAGGAATGA